One Hevea brasiliensis isolate MT/VB/25A 57/8 chromosome 5, ASM3005281v1, whole genome shotgun sequence genomic region harbors:
- the LOC131168992 gene encoding uncharacterized protein LOC131168992 isoform X1, with protein sequence MGNLEKKQRKLNHCQLTVHLLKVFTCLYAVEVLKLFVSLVDILFEEKKNAIIIPEQSVASDKMSLAVSKKGLTLKELLQRTSHRNAKVRKDALMGMKDLFLMYPEELKLNMHEVIQKLCGRFGDEDKMVRETLYQLLKSVIFPTCNEDMPFIHLMMGYIFVAMANLAIEVRLMAFKFFDLIVQYYPAAFSLHGEKVLQNYADILQKNQFCLEDKGRLKNVLVGLLRCLSLLPSKKVEVDTFKKEVHRRVLHAYEPTRPTDFADISVIISKLKDLFPVLVNCFQDLIPLIHNTPQLDAQTFDFLHNILQSINLIVRFFVYATDKGYSESYASMSDQGISLVLLKKFLGVFPFNAVHSEKDDDRYFSLNVVIAEIFLHLDEWIRPPAELLEKFLAFMEHALLDKIHGETRSGREKQMLTLVHFMPKLVAQVIGDWKSRLLQAFTKTFLDCKPESSVKLACLAAIEEMLFSRKGMWQPDGYDPEVVGPLITWIRELPVLLILLGDRHPSSSEAVLHLLLDLGRFASPGTFLAKEYDEVQKSLQEFYCTYQEGDKCYGPFTRLPLECQKLSIYSLAYFSHLDSPLLTSVTLCCLREYYLSINLQCWLV encoded by the exons ATGGGAAATTTGGAGAAGAAACAGAGAAAGTTAAATCATTGTCAATTAACTGTGCATCTTTTAAAG GTGTTCACGTGTCTTTATGCAGTGGAAGTTCTGAAATTGTTTGTTTCACTCGTAGATATtctttttgaagaaaaaaaaaatg CAATTATTATTCCTGAGCAAAGTGTGGCATCAGACAAAATGAGTTTAGCTGTGAGCAAGAAAGGCTTGACTTTGAAAGAGCTTCTTCAACGAACTTCCCATCGCAATGCAAAAGTTCGTAAAG ATGCATTGATGGGTATGAAGGATTTATTCCTTATGTATCCGGAAGAGCTCAAATTGAACATGCATGAAGTTATACAAAAACTATGTGGACGTTTTGGAGATGAGGATAAAATGGTTCGAGAAACCCTTTATCAACTTCTCAAATCAGTAATTTTTCCTACCTGCAACGAG GATATGCCTTTCATTCATTTAATGATGGGATACATTTTTGTCGCAATGGCAAATTTAGCAATTGAAGTTCGGCTTATGGCTTTCAAGTTTTTTGATCTCATTGTACAGTATTATCCAGCTGCATTTTCATTACATGGTGAAAAG GTTCTTCAAAATTATGCGGATATTCTGCAGAAGAACCAGTTCTGTTTAGAAGACAAGGGCAGGCTCAAGAATGTGCTTGTTGGTTTGTTGCGCTGCTTGTCACTGTTGCCATCTAAAAAAGTAGAAGTTGACACATTCAAGAAG GAAGTCCATAGGCGCGTGTTGCATGCTTATGAGCCTACGAGGCCTACAGATTTTGCTG ATATATCTGTCATCATCAGTAAACTAAAGGATTTATTTCCAGTTTTAGTCAATTGCTTCCAAGACCTCATTCCATTAATTCATAATACGCCACAATTGGATGCACAAACATTTGATTTCTTACATAACATACTTCAGAGCATCAACCTTATAGTCAGATTTTTCGTTTATGCGACTGACAAGGGTTATTCAGAATCATATGCATCTATGTCGGATCAAGGCATCTCATTGGTGCTACTGAAGAAGTTTCTAGGTGTATTTCCGTTCAACGCAGTGCATTCAGAAAAG GATGATGACCGATATTTTTCCCTGAATGTTGTGATTGCTGAAATATTTTTGCACTTAGATGAATGGATCCGCCCTCCTGCTGAGTTACTAGAGAAATTTCTTGCATTCATGGAGCATGCACTGCTTGACAAG ATCCATGGTGAAACAAGGTCTGGCAGAGAAAAGCAGATGCTTACACTGGTTCATTTTATGCCAAAACTTGTAGCACAAGTGATAGGCGACTGGAAGTCTCGCCTTCTACAG GCATTTACAAAGACATTCCTTGATTGCAAACCAGAGTCTTCAGTAAAATTGGCTTGCCTTGCCGCAATTGAAGAAATGCTTTTTTCT AGAAAAGGAATGTGGCAACCAGATGGATATGATCCAGAAGTAGTGGGCCCTCTTATTACTTGGATAAGAGAGCTACCTGTGTTGTTAATCCTGCTCGGTGATAGGCATCCATCCTCTTCTGAG GCTGTGTTGCATCTTCTGCTTGACCTGGGTCGATTTGCTTCACCGGGTACTTTCCTTGCAAAGGAATACGACGAGGTGCAAAAGTCGCTACAAGAATTTTACTGCACGTATCAAGAAG GGGATAAATGTTATGGTCCTTTCACAAGGCTTCCATTGGAGTGTCAAAAACTCTCCATCTATAGTCTTGCTTACTTTTCTCACCTAGATTCACCTTTGCTGACGTCAGTAACTTTATGTTGCCTCCGTGAGTATTACCTGTCCATTAATTTACAGTGTTGGCTAGTTTGA
- the LOC131168992 gene encoding uncharacterized protein LOC131168992 isoform X3, producing the protein MGNLEKKQRKLNHCQLTVHLLKVFTCLYAVEVLKLFVSLVDILFEEKKNAIIIPEQSVASDKMSLAVSKKGLTLKELLQRTSHRNAKVRKDALMGMKDLFLMYPEELKLNMHEVIQKLCGRFGDEDKMVRETLYQLLKSVIFPTCNEDMPFIHLMMGYIFVAMANLAIEVRLMAFKFFDLIVQYYPAAFSLHGEKVLQNYADILQKNQFCLEDKGRLKNVLVGLLRCLSLLPSKKVEVDTFKKEVHRRVLHAYEPTRPTDFAESYASMSDQGISLVLLKKFLGVFPFNAVHSEKDDDRYFSLNVVIAEIFLHLDEWIRPPAELLEKFLAFMEHALLDKIHGETRSGREKQMLTLVHFMPKLVAQVIGDWKSRLLQAFTKTFLDCKPESSVKLACLAAIEEMLFSRKGMWQPDGYDPEVVGPLITWIRELPVLLILLGDRHPSSSEAVLHLLLDLGRFASPGTFLAKEYDEVQKSLQEFYCTYQEGDKCYGPFTRLPLECQKLSIYSLAYFSHLDSPLLTSVTLCCLREYYLSINLQCWLV; encoded by the exons ATGGGAAATTTGGAGAAGAAACAGAGAAAGTTAAATCATTGTCAATTAACTGTGCATCTTTTAAAG GTGTTCACGTGTCTTTATGCAGTGGAAGTTCTGAAATTGTTTGTTTCACTCGTAGATATtctttttgaagaaaaaaaaaatg CAATTATTATTCCTGAGCAAAGTGTGGCATCAGACAAAATGAGTTTAGCTGTGAGCAAGAAAGGCTTGACTTTGAAAGAGCTTCTTCAACGAACTTCCCATCGCAATGCAAAAGTTCGTAAAG ATGCATTGATGGGTATGAAGGATTTATTCCTTATGTATCCGGAAGAGCTCAAATTGAACATGCATGAAGTTATACAAAAACTATGTGGACGTTTTGGAGATGAGGATAAAATGGTTCGAGAAACCCTTTATCAACTTCTCAAATCAGTAATTTTTCCTACCTGCAACGAG GATATGCCTTTCATTCATTTAATGATGGGATACATTTTTGTCGCAATGGCAAATTTAGCAATTGAAGTTCGGCTTATGGCTTTCAAGTTTTTTGATCTCATTGTACAGTATTATCCAGCTGCATTTTCATTACATGGTGAAAAG GTTCTTCAAAATTATGCGGATATTCTGCAGAAGAACCAGTTCTGTTTAGAAGACAAGGGCAGGCTCAAGAATGTGCTTGTTGGTTTGTTGCGCTGCTTGTCACTGTTGCCATCTAAAAAAGTAGAAGTTGACACATTCAAGAAG GAAGTCCATAGGCGCGTGTTGCATGCTTATGAGCCTACGAGGCCTACAGATTTTGCTG AATCATATGCATCTATGTCGGATCAAGGCATCTCATTGGTGCTACTGAAGAAGTTTCTAGGTGTATTTCCGTTCAACGCAGTGCATTCAGAAAAG GATGATGACCGATATTTTTCCCTGAATGTTGTGATTGCTGAAATATTTTTGCACTTAGATGAATGGATCCGCCCTCCTGCTGAGTTACTAGAGAAATTTCTTGCATTCATGGAGCATGCACTGCTTGACAAG ATCCATGGTGAAACAAGGTCTGGCAGAGAAAAGCAGATGCTTACACTGGTTCATTTTATGCCAAAACTTGTAGCACAAGTGATAGGCGACTGGAAGTCTCGCCTTCTACAG GCATTTACAAAGACATTCCTTGATTGCAAACCAGAGTCTTCAGTAAAATTGGCTTGCCTTGCCGCAATTGAAGAAATGCTTTTTTCT AGAAAAGGAATGTGGCAACCAGATGGATATGATCCAGAAGTAGTGGGCCCTCTTATTACTTGGATAAGAGAGCTACCTGTGTTGTTAATCCTGCTCGGTGATAGGCATCCATCCTCTTCTGAG GCTGTGTTGCATCTTCTGCTTGACCTGGGTCGATTTGCTTCACCGGGTACTTTCCTTGCAAAGGAATACGACGAGGTGCAAAAGTCGCTACAAGAATTTTACTGCACGTATCAAGAAG GGGATAAATGTTATGGTCCTTTCACAAGGCTTCCATTGGAGTGTCAAAAACTCTCCATCTATAGTCTTGCTTACTTTTCTCACCTAGATTCACCTTTGCTGACGTCAGTAACTTTATGTTGCCTCCGTGAGTATTACCTGTCCATTAATTTACAGTGTTGGCTAGTTTGA
- the LOC110634705 gene encoding protein CHROMOSOME TRANSMISSION FIDELITY 7-like, producing MVLYSFSQHGNKRVEGNEGPGSDVLTTPISKDLCLKPESRSSGKVLNKKRSYAQFHLDLGQSDFNFRTCSACGVKYAPGEEEDEKNHKTFHRNYTHGNERVVHMPCSELGRIVLVLGSYSPAQRNKVQEVVKMMEIELGGGWIFHKLCKARGFLTIIKFFLMWALVYLFISSQRVAGCLVAEPIKEAFKVLPCSVDKRSDATKKNSKSDSTTLRFGEIKLQRETTKKAPTVNSLEVLDRKSNGAIVCEEKAVSAICGIRAIWVTPSNRRKRIAAQLLDAIAFSPPTSAGKALTFSYTGTASFMVYNPNAVDS from the exons ATGGTATTATACAGCTTTTCACAGCATGG AAACAAAAGAGTTGAAGGCAATGAAGGACCTGGAAGTGATGTATTGACAACACCCATTTCAAAGGATCTGTGTCTGAAACCAGAATCGAGGAGTTCTGGGAAAGTTCTCAACAAGAAGAGAAGCTATGCACAGTTCCATTTGGACTTGGGTCAATCTGATTTCAATTTCCGTACATGTTCCGCATGTGGGGTTAAATATGCTCCTGGGGAAGAAGAGGATGAGAAGAACCATAAAACATTTCACAGGAATTACACTCACGG GAATGAAAGGGTCGTTCATATGCCTTGCTCTGAGTTGGGGCGCATTGTTTTGGTGTTAGGCAGTTACTCTCCTGCTCAGAGAAATAAG GTACAGGAGGTTGTAAAGATGATGGAAATTGAACTTGGTGGTGGATGGATTTTTCATAAGCTCTGTAAGGCAAGAGGTTTCTTGACAATTATCAAATT TTTTCTCATGTGGGCTTTG gtgtatctatttatatCTTCTCAGAGAGTTGCTGGTTGTCTAGTTGCTGAACCAATAAAAGAAGCATTCAAAGTCCTTCCTTGTTCAGTGGATAAAAGATCTGATGCTACTAAAAAGAATTCGAAATCAGATTCAACCACTCTTCGATTTGGGGAAATCAAATTGCAGAGGGAAACCACAAAAAAAGCCCCCACTGTCAATTCTCTTGAAGTGTTGGATAGGAAGAGCAATGGAGCTATTGTCTGTGAAGAGAAAGCTGTGTCCGCTATTTGTGGCATTAGAGCAATCTGGGTCACTCCCTCTAACAGAAGAAAGCGCATTGCCGCCCAGTTACTGGATGCT ATAGCATTCTCCCCACCAACGTCAGCAGGAAAGGCATTAACATTCAGTTATACTGGAACTGCATCATTCATGGTGTACAACCCTAATGCTGTGGACAGTTGA
- the LOC131168992 gene encoding uncharacterized protein LOC131168992 isoform X2, whose translation MSLAVSKKGLTLKELLQRTSHRNAKVRKDALMGMKDLFLMYPEELKLNMHEVIQKLCGRFGDEDKMVRETLYQLLKSVIFPTCNEDMPFIHLMMGYIFVAMANLAIEVRLMAFKFFDLIVQYYPAAFSLHGEKVLQNYADILQKNQFCLEDKGRLKNVLVGLLRCLSLLPSKKVEVDTFKKEVHRRVLHAYEPTRPTDFADISVIISKLKDLFPVLVNCFQDLIPLIHNTPQLDAQTFDFLHNILQSINLIVRFFVYATDKGYSESYASMSDQGISLVLLKKFLGVFPFNAVHSEKDDDRYFSLNVVIAEIFLHLDEWIRPPAELLEKFLAFMEHALLDKIHGETRSGREKQMLTLVHFMPKLVAQVIGDWKSRLLQAFTKTFLDCKPESSVKLACLAAIEEMLFSRKGMWQPDGYDPEVVGPLITWIRELPVLLILLGDRHPSSSEAVLHLLLDLGRFASPGTFLAKEYDEVQKSLQEFYCTYQEGDKCYGPFTRLPLECQKLSIYSLAYFSHLDSPLLTSVTLCCLREYYLSINLQCWLV comes from the exons ATGAGTTTAGCTGTGAGCAAGAAAGGCTTGACTTTGAAAGAGCTTCTTCAACGAACTTCCCATCGCAATGCAAAAGTTCGTAAAG ATGCATTGATGGGTATGAAGGATTTATTCCTTATGTATCCGGAAGAGCTCAAATTGAACATGCATGAAGTTATACAAAAACTATGTGGACGTTTTGGAGATGAGGATAAAATGGTTCGAGAAACCCTTTATCAACTTCTCAAATCAGTAATTTTTCCTACCTGCAACGAG GATATGCCTTTCATTCATTTAATGATGGGATACATTTTTGTCGCAATGGCAAATTTAGCAATTGAAGTTCGGCTTATGGCTTTCAAGTTTTTTGATCTCATTGTACAGTATTATCCAGCTGCATTTTCATTACATGGTGAAAAG GTTCTTCAAAATTATGCGGATATTCTGCAGAAGAACCAGTTCTGTTTAGAAGACAAGGGCAGGCTCAAGAATGTGCTTGTTGGTTTGTTGCGCTGCTTGTCACTGTTGCCATCTAAAAAAGTAGAAGTTGACACATTCAAGAAG GAAGTCCATAGGCGCGTGTTGCATGCTTATGAGCCTACGAGGCCTACAGATTTTGCTG ATATATCTGTCATCATCAGTAAACTAAAGGATTTATTTCCAGTTTTAGTCAATTGCTTCCAAGACCTCATTCCATTAATTCATAATACGCCACAATTGGATGCACAAACATTTGATTTCTTACATAACATACTTCAGAGCATCAACCTTATAGTCAGATTTTTCGTTTATGCGACTGACAAGGGTTATTCAGAATCATATGCATCTATGTCGGATCAAGGCATCTCATTGGTGCTACTGAAGAAGTTTCTAGGTGTATTTCCGTTCAACGCAGTGCATTCAGAAAAG GATGATGACCGATATTTTTCCCTGAATGTTGTGATTGCTGAAATATTTTTGCACTTAGATGAATGGATCCGCCCTCCTGCTGAGTTACTAGAGAAATTTCTTGCATTCATGGAGCATGCACTGCTTGACAAG ATCCATGGTGAAACAAGGTCTGGCAGAGAAAAGCAGATGCTTACACTGGTTCATTTTATGCCAAAACTTGTAGCACAAGTGATAGGCGACTGGAAGTCTCGCCTTCTACAG GCATTTACAAAGACATTCCTTGATTGCAAACCAGAGTCTTCAGTAAAATTGGCTTGCCTTGCCGCAATTGAAGAAATGCTTTTTTCT AGAAAAGGAATGTGGCAACCAGATGGATATGATCCAGAAGTAGTGGGCCCTCTTATTACTTGGATAAGAGAGCTACCTGTGTTGTTAATCCTGCTCGGTGATAGGCATCCATCCTCTTCTGAG GCTGTGTTGCATCTTCTGCTTGACCTGGGTCGATTTGCTTCACCGGGTACTTTCCTTGCAAAGGAATACGACGAGGTGCAAAAGTCGCTACAAGAATTTTACTGCACGTATCAAGAAG GGGATAAATGTTATGGTCCTTTCACAAGGCTTCCATTGGAGTGTCAAAAACTCTCCATCTATAGTCTTGCTTACTTTTCTCACCTAGATTCACCTTTGCTGACGTCAGTAACTTTATGTTGCCTCCGTGAGTATTACCTGTCCATTAATTTACAGTGTTGGCTAGTTTGA